One Petrotoga miotherma DSM 10691 genomic region harbors:
- the fliE gene encoding flagellar hook-basal body complex protein FliE — MTDGINGINGIDPNKLVPEKTKQEDKNLDFSKLLKDAIEEVNSIQKNADKVAADYAAGNITDIHQVMIAAEKASLSLQLTTEVTNRIVEAYKEIMRMQI, encoded by the coding sequence ATGACCGACGGCATAAATGGTATAAACGGGATTGACCCCAATAAATTGGTTCCAGAAAAAACTAAACAAGAAGATAAAAATTTAGACTTTTCTAAATTATTAAAAGATGCGATTGAGGAAGTAAATTCAATTCAAAAGAATGCAGATAAAGTTGCAGCAGATTATGCGGCTGGTAATATAACAGATATACATCAAGTTATGATTGCTGCAGAAAAGGCTTCTCTATCGTTACAATTAACAACAGAAGTTACAAATAGAATCGTTGAAGCATATAAAGAAATAATGAGAATGCAAATATAA